A region of Panicum virgatum strain AP13 chromosome 8N, P.virgatum_v5, whole genome shotgun sequence DNA encodes the following proteins:
- the LOC120686408 gene encoding protein MAIN-LIKE 2-like isoform X2 gives MADPARRPRDRAPRFQFDMSLLAALLDRWRPEMHTFHLPVGEMTPTLQDVAMLLGLPCAGRAVGAEDVGLSWRDDLLARFAGVQRNEQALPYRPLPANHAHGPTKRWLLQFSADYMRADADDFTVARHFEAYLLWLFGWVMFCSSQGDSCPKQLIPLARSIADAPLHEMPQFSWGSAVLAASYRCLCTGVTKVSAEEPIFVGCPLLLQLWSYERFPVGRPEMDFEPYVQLSADHDDVDRPTMGSLWCLRRTRKSYHDFVGQFDALVDTDVR, from the exons ATGGCGGACCCTGCACGTCGACCTAGGGACAGGGCTCCACGGTTCCAGTTCGACATGTCCCTCCTCGCGGCACTTCTTGACCGATGGCGTCCGGAGATGCACACATTTCACCTCCCGGTCGGTGAGATGACCCCTACTCTTCAGGACGTGGCGATGCTTCTAGGCTTGCCGTGTGCTGGACGAGCTGTGGGTGCAGAGGACGTGGGACTCTCGTGGCGCGACGACCTTTTGGCTCGGTTCGCCGGGGTTCAGCGCAACGAGCAAGCGTTGCCGTACCGGCCCTTGCCTGCGAACCACGCACACGGACCTACAAAGAGGTGGCTTCTACAGTTTAGT GCGGACTACATGAGGGCAGACGCAGACGACTTTACTGTTGCCAGGCACTTCGAGGCCTACTTACTGTGGCTGTTCGGCTGGGTCATGTTCTGCAGCTCGCAGGGTGACTCGTGCCCCAAACAGCTCATTCCTTTGGCGAGGTCgatagctgacgctccacttcaCGAGATGCCACAGTTCAGCTGGGGTTCTGCTGTTTTGGCTGCGAGTTACAGGTGTCTTTGCACGGGCGTGACGAAGGTCTCAGCAGAGGAGCCCATTTTTGTTGGGTGTCCTCTACTGTTACAGCTCTGGTCTTACGAGCGCTTTCCCGTCGGTAGGCCAGAGATGGACTTCGAGCCGTACGTCCAGCTGTCCGCAGACCACGACGACGTCGACAGACCTACGATGGGTTCGTTGTGGTGCCTCAGGAGG